The following are from one region of the Polyangiaceae bacterium genome:
- the maf gene encoding septum formation protein Maf, which yields MIDADTPLLLGSASPRRRELLADLGIPVRVRPASVDESVAPGEGAAAYLHRVVDAKLAAVGAEATADVGGLLVADTSVVVDDEILGKPADAREAAEMLRRLVGRAHVVMTRYAIARPGPERVSARTVETRVVMRGASADEIARYAATGEGFDKAGGYAIQGIGAFLVERIEGSYSNVVGLPQCEVVRDLLDAGLLHGFP from the coding sequence GTGATCGACGCCGATACGCCCCTGTTGCTCGGCTCGGCGTCGCCGCGTCGGCGCGAGTTGCTCGCGGATCTCGGGATCCCGGTACGGGTACGGCCCGCTTCGGTGGACGAGAGCGTCGCGCCGGGTGAGGGGGCCGCGGCGTACCTGCACCGCGTGGTGGACGCGAAGCTCGCGGCAGTGGGAGCCGAGGCGACGGCGGACGTGGGGGGGCTCTTGGTGGCCGACACCTCGGTGGTGGTGGATGACGAGATCCTCGGCAAGCCGGCGGATGCCAGAGAGGCGGCCGAGATGCTGCGCCGACTGGTGGGGCGGGCCCACGTGGTGATGACGCGCTACGCGATTGCGCGCCCCGGGCCGGAGCGGGTGAGCGCCCGCACGGTGGAGACCCGCGTGGTCATGCGCGGCGCCAGCGCCGACGAAATCGCGCGCTATGCCGCCACCGGCGAAGGGTTCGACAAGGCCGGTGGCTACGCGATCCAGGGCATCGGCGCGTTCTTGGTGGAGCGCATCGAGGGCTCGTACTCCAACGTCGTGGGACTACCGCAGTGCGAGGTCGTTCGGGATCTGCTCGACGCCGGCTTGCTGCATGGCTTTCCGTGA
- a CDS encoding AgmX/PglI C-terminal domain-containing protein, giving the protein MTQQPYQQPGSQRPGQMTAVMRAVALSGPKVLRIGLVQGGRIIEERIIKQRTHVTVGPSEKSMFVVATQNVPPNFRIFELVGNEYHLNFLDGMTGRIALPTGISDLSVLKGQARRTQQGAYQIRLTEDSRGKVVIGNTTLLFQFVTPPPVQPKPQLPVAVTSGATSIDWPTTMIAAFSFLLHFLAIGAAYSDWLDPVVDDEVNVAGLVDSVKNLPPPPPVEETEVTDNVNAEKAEKAEAPKKASSGGGKGAGAGKGTGGAMSNAQAAALANELDQLELATLGALSSQGPATAGVLHGGEVPTSALDAAAASGAGVSAGGPGGLKLGGGGGTIRPGMGGGGLATIGATGTTGGGGTGEVKKVKGPKGAASVGGAAVSGGTVSNASRVVAGMRAGFRACYNRGLQENPDAQGSIRLTIRVGPGGEVQGVSASAGGNLPGSVVSCVRSRASAAQFDPPEGGSAVINVPVTFVKQ; this is encoded by the coding sequence ATGACCCAGCAGCCTTATCAGCAACCCGGCTCTCAGCGTCCGGGCCAGATGACCGCCGTGATGCGCGCCGTAGCGCTCAGCGGTCCCAAGGTGCTTCGGATCGGGTTGGTGCAGGGCGGTCGGATCATCGAAGAGCGCATCATCAAGCAGCGCACCCACGTGACCGTGGGTCCCAGCGAGAAGAGCATGTTCGTCGTCGCGACGCAGAACGTGCCGCCCAACTTTCGGATCTTCGAGCTAGTGGGGAACGAGTATCACCTGAACTTCCTCGACGGGATGACGGGGCGGATCGCGCTGCCCACGGGTATCTCGGACTTGTCGGTGCTCAAGGGACAAGCGCGGCGCACTCAGCAGGGCGCCTACCAGATCCGCCTCACGGAGGACTCTCGCGGCAAGGTGGTGATTGGCAACACGACGCTGCTGTTCCAGTTCGTCACTCCGCCACCGGTGCAACCCAAGCCGCAGCTTCCGGTTGCCGTCACCAGTGGTGCCACGAGCATCGACTGGCCCACCACGATGATCGCGGCGTTCTCCTTCTTGCTGCACTTCTTGGCGATCGGCGCTGCCTATTCGGATTGGTTGGATCCCGTCGTGGACGACGAGGTGAACGTCGCCGGCTTGGTGGACTCCGTGAAGAACCTGCCGCCGCCTCCGCCGGTCGAGGAGACCGAGGTCACGGACAACGTGAATGCGGAGAAGGCGGAAAAGGCCGAGGCACCGAAGAAAGCGTCTTCGGGTGGTGGCAAGGGCGCGGGAGCCGGCAAGGGCACGGGCGGCGCCATGAGCAACGCTCAGGCCGCGGCGCTCGCCAACGAGCTGGATCAGCTCGAGCTCGCGACTCTCGGCGCGCTGTCCAGCCAAGGTCCCGCGACTGCTGGCGTGCTCCACGGCGGCGAGGTTCCGACCTCCGCTCTGGACGCGGCCGCGGCCAGCGGCGCTGGCGTGTCGGCGGGAGGCCCCGGCGGGCTCAAGCTCGGTGGCGGCGGCGGCACCATTCGCCCGGGCATGGGTGGTGGCGGCTTGGCCACCATTGGCGCCACGGGCACGACCGGCGGCGGTGGCACCGGTGAGGTCAAGAAGGTCAAGGGCCCGAAGGGCGCGGCATCCGTCGGTGGCGCCGCAGTGAGCGGCGGTACGGTCAGCAACGCCAGCCGCGTGGTCGCGGGCATGCGCGCAGGTTTCCGTGCTTGTTACAACCGCGGCCTGCAAGAGAACCCCGACGCCCAGGGCAGCATCCGCCTGACCATCCGTGTGGGTCCCGGCGGCGAGGTCCAAGGCGTGAGCGCGTCCGCTGGCGGAAATCTCCCGGGCTCGGTCGTCAGCTGTGTGCGCTCCCGCGCGTCGGCGGCGCAGTTCGATCCACCGGAGGGTGGCAGTGCCGTCATCAACGTGCCCGTCACCTTCGTGAAGCAGTAG
- a CDS encoding glycosyltransferase family 39 protein, protein MRGRSGSARRRLAAWLSVSAPRRSDAAIATSVGLVARLAVVLWAYPRFPPTADGDFYHVLATRIAEGHGYSWLWKDGAVTAVAHYPVGYPALVAGLYAVFGDHPVLAMLLNAALGAASVWAVHRIAATVATRTGALFAALAVALHPGLVLYTPALMTEGVTASLVALAAWCAVRRRTAALVLLGLVLGVATLVRPQTLLFAPLFALVAAPRRRVLSALGVTAIAAACVVPWTVRNCRAMDRCVVVSANGGWNLLIGATPGANGTFVPITGDSVPEPCRTVWGEAEKDVCFEGAATKLIRERPLRWLSLIPAKLSYTFDYAGAAGWYLHASNPSAFGDRAKLRLGVIETFWQRALTVLALFAVARAEAKRRRARWALAVVGSLVLLSPPAWVAIVLLCVSAALLGRRLLDHPPAGLCLGALVATLLTHAVFFGAGRYSLPCFPLIAALAGTFLTLRPGPGDTSSDPKEPSTCP, encoded by the coding sequence GTGCGAGGTCGTTCGGGATCTGCTCGACGCCGGCTTGCTGCATGGCTTTCCGTGAGCGCGCCGCGGCGAAGTGACGCTGCCATCGCCACTTCCGTGGGCCTCGTGGCGCGCCTCGCCGTTGTGCTGTGGGCCTACCCGCGCTTTCCGCCCACCGCCGACGGCGACTTCTACCACGTGCTCGCGACGCGCATCGCCGAAGGCCACGGCTACAGCTGGCTGTGGAAGGACGGAGCCGTCACCGCCGTCGCGCACTATCCCGTCGGCTATCCGGCGCTCGTTGCCGGGCTCTACGCCGTGTTCGGCGATCATCCGGTCCTGGCGATGTTGCTCAACGCGGCGCTCGGGGCGGCGAGCGTGTGGGCCGTTCATCGCATCGCGGCCACCGTCGCGACCCGCACGGGCGCCCTGTTCGCCGCGCTGGCGGTGGCGCTGCATCCGGGGCTGGTGCTGTATACCCCGGCGTTGATGACGGAGGGCGTCACCGCGTCGCTGGTCGCCCTGGCGGCGTGGTGCGCGGTGCGCCGCCGCACCGCGGCCCTCGTCCTGCTCGGCCTGGTGCTGGGCGTCGCGACGCTGGTGCGCCCCCAGACGCTGCTCTTCGCGCCGCTCTTCGCCCTGGTCGCCGCGCCGCGGCGGCGCGTCCTTTCGGCTCTCGGCGTCACCGCCATCGCTGCGGCGTGTGTGGTGCCCTGGACCGTGCGCAATTGCCGGGCGATGGATCGCTGCGTGGTCGTCAGCGCCAACGGAGGCTGGAACCTGCTCATCGGAGCCACCCCCGGTGCCAACGGAACGTTCGTGCCCATCACCGGGGACAGCGTGCCCGAGCCCTGTCGCACGGTGTGGGGAGAAGCAGAGAAGGACGTCTGCTTCGAGGGCGCCGCGACGAAGCTGATTCGCGAGCGCCCGCTGCGTTGGCTCTCGCTGATCCCCGCGAAGCTCTCCTACACCTTCGACTACGCCGGCGCTGCGGGATGGTACCTCCACGCCTCGAACCCGAGCGCCTTCGGGGATCGGGCGAAGCTCCGCTTGGGCGTGATCGAGACCTTCTGGCAGCGGGCACTCACGGTCCTCGCGCTCTTCGCCGTCGCCCGGGCCGAAGCCAAGCGCCGTCGGGCGCGTTGGGCCCTGGCGGTCGTCGGCTCCTTGGTGTTGCTCTCGCCCCCGGCCTGGGTGGCCATCGTGCTCTTGTGCGTCTCGGCGGCGCTCCTGGGCCGCCGGCTGCTCGATCACCCTCCGGCGGGGCTCTGCCTCGGGGCCCTCGTCGCCACGCTGCTGACCCACGCCGTGTTTTTCGGTGCCGGTCGCTACTCGCTGCCGTGCTTTCCGCTGATCGCCGCGCTGGCGGGGACGTTTTTGACACTTCGCCCTGGGCCGGGCGATACTTCGTCGGACCCAAAGGAGCCGTCTACATGCCCCTGA
- a CDS encoding polysaccharide biosynthesis/export family protein, which yields MSSLLKARLAALLAVVLLVVGCGSNMDNSHVRLAPPQESTTLGPGDVFQMEIVGEKDLPTEYQVASDGTVDLPYIQTVKVGGLEPQEVARVVREKLIEKKILTDPSVVISVKEYSSKRVTVLGQVQKPGSFPLTPGLSLVQAVSLAGGFTSIANKDRVNLTRRTKTGTRTVVLSIDAIMEGRSADIPLQAGDSIYVHERVF from the coding sequence ATGTCTTCACTCCTGAAAGCGCGGCTCGCGGCGCTCTTGGCCGTGGTGCTGTTGGTGGTCGGTTGCGGCTCCAACATGGACAACTCCCACGTGCGGCTGGCGCCGCCGCAGGAGAGCACCACGCTGGGCCCGGGGGACGTGTTCCAGATGGAGATCGTGGGTGAGAAGGACTTACCCACGGAGTATCAGGTCGCTTCCGACGGCACCGTGGATCTGCCGTACATCCAGACGGTGAAGGTGGGGGGCCTGGAGCCGCAAGAAGTGGCGCGGGTGGTCCGCGAGAAGCTCATCGAAAAAAAGATCCTCACGGACCCGAGCGTGGTCATCTCCGTCAAGGAGTACAGCAGCAAGCGGGTCACCGTGTTGGGACAGGTGCAAAAGCCCGGGAGCTTCCCGCTCACGCCGGGGCTCAGCCTAGTGCAGGCGGTGAGCTTGGCCGGCGGCTTCACGTCCATCGCGAACAAGGACCGCGTGAACCTGACCCGGCGGACCAAGACCGGCACTCGCACCGTCGTGCTGTCCATAGATGCCATCATGGAAGGCCGGTCGGCGGACATCCCGCTGCAGGCGGGCGACTCCATCTACGTGCACGAGCGCGTGTTCTAA